A window of the Sporichthyaceae bacterium genome harbors these coding sequences:
- a CDS encoding TetR/AcrR family transcriptional regulator, whose product MPSITRKAAGSRAQRRDEIRRKMLTAVEEMLTEGETFTELSVERLVARAGVARSTFYVYFADKGELLRAWLDEITGDLDSVAKRWWNLSGDAQREDLHEALGAVFDVYRPHTSLMAAAFDAAAYDPGVRESVMSLIGHNSAGLRKHIRAGQRDGFVDETLAAGEVAEWLTWMAERGLHQLVRGADDAAYGKLLDGYTAIIWNTLYAGAACRSA is encoded by the coding sequence ATGCCCTCGATCACGCGGAAGGCGGCCGGCAGTCGAGCCCAGCGGCGCGACGAGATCCGCCGAAAGATGCTCACCGCCGTCGAGGAGATGCTCACCGAGGGTGAGACCTTCACCGAGCTCTCGGTCGAGCGCCTGGTGGCCCGGGCCGGGGTGGCCCGGTCGACTTTCTACGTCTATTTCGCCGACAAGGGCGAGTTGCTGCGGGCCTGGCTCGACGAGATCACCGGGGACCTGGACTCGGTGGCCAAGCGCTGGTGGAACCTCAGCGGCGACGCCCAGCGCGAGGACCTGCACGAGGCGCTCGGCGCAGTGTTCGACGTCTATCGGCCGCACACCTCGTTGATGGCCGCGGCATTCGACGCGGCGGCCTACGACCCTGGCGTCCGCGAGTCGGTGATGTCGTTGATCGGCCACAACAGCGCCGGGTTGCGCAAGCACATCCGGGCGGGTCAGCGCGACGGCTTCGTCGACGAGACGCTGGCCGCCGGCGAGGTCGCGGAGTGGCTGACCTGGATGGCCGAACGCGGGCTGCACCAACTGGTCCGCGGGGCCGACGACGCGGCGTACGGGAAGTTGTTGGACGGCTACACCGCGATCATCTGGAACACCCTGTACGCCGGTGCCGCGTGCCGCAGCGCCTGA